A genome region from Bradyrhizobium sp. WSM1417 includes the following:
- a CDS encoding metallophosphoesterase: MSGHDHGEDGLSRRKVLECMTWASTGVLWTITGGVPRSLGIIDSAQAATAAAPGMTFLQISDSHVGFDKPANPNALGTLEEAINKINAMPVKPSFMIHTGDITHLSKAAEFDNADRIISQSKLDVHYVPGEHDFLDEDVKFYRERYGRGTKGAGWYSFDAGGVHFIGLVNVVDLKAGGLGNLGAEQLAWLEDDLRGKSKSTPIVLFAHIPLWTVYPEWGWGTEDGARALEQVKGFGSVTVLNGHIHQVMQKVEGNVTFHTARSTAFPQPAPGAAPSPGPMKVEDAKLRAMLGVASINFKQNEQRLAIIDTPLQG; encoded by the coding sequence ATGAGCGGACACGATCACGGCGAGGACGGCTTAAGCCGCCGCAAGGTGTTGGAATGCATGACCTGGGCCAGCACCGGGGTGCTCTGGACCATCACCGGTGGCGTCCCGCGCTCGCTCGGCATCATCGATTCCGCGCAAGCTGCGACCGCGGCCGCTCCCGGAATGACCTTCCTCCAGATCAGCGATAGCCATGTCGGCTTCGACAAGCCGGCCAATCCCAACGCGCTCGGCACGCTGGAGGAAGCCATCAACAAGATCAACGCGATGCCGGTCAAGCCGTCCTTCATGATCCACACTGGCGACATCACGCATCTCTCCAAGGCCGCCGAGTTCGACAATGCCGATCGCATCATCTCGCAGAGCAAGCTCGACGTGCATTACGTGCCCGGCGAGCATGACTTCCTCGACGAGGACGTGAAGTTCTATCGCGAGCGCTACGGCCGCGGCACCAAGGGGGCGGGCTGGTATTCGTTCGACGCCGGCGGCGTCCACTTCATCGGCCTCGTCAATGTCGTCGACCTCAAGGCCGGAGGCCTCGGCAATCTCGGTGCCGAGCAGCTCGCCTGGCTCGAGGACGATCTGCGCGGCAAGTCGAAATCGACGCCGATCGTGCTGTTCGCCCATATCCCGCTCTGGACCGTCTACCCCGAATGGGGCTGGGGCACCGAGGACGGCGCCCGCGCGCTGGAACAGGTGAAAGGCTTCGGTTCGGTCACCGTGCTGAACGGCCACATTCACCAGGTGATGCAGAAGGTCGAAGGAAACGTCACCTTCCACACCGCACGCTCCACCGCCTTTCCGCAGCCAGCGCCGGGAGCTGCCCCCTCGCCCGGACCGATGAAGGTCGAGGACGCAAAGCTCCGCGCGATGCTCGGCGTTGCCAGCATCAACTTCAAGCAGAACGAGCAGCGGCTCGCGATCATCGACACGCCGCTCCAGGGTTGA
- a CDS encoding anti-sigma factor has protein sequence MTCDEARILLHALLDNELDAGHAREVEAHIASCPACAAELSAQRDMQRVLADADLRYTAPASLRARIEASLPQPQRQQPSRRSVLRGFAMGSAVSALAASGVVALVLRQDDQQRILSEVVSAHLRSLQAGHLIDVVSTDQHTVKPWFNGKLDVAPPVIDLTAQGFTLVGGRLDYIDARAIGAVVYKRRQHVVNLFVSQTSNAEYRAAKTETMQGFNCRRWGNRGLNFWAVSDLGADELAEFVDKFEAAMKANVEG, from the coding sequence ATGACCTGCGACGAAGCAAGAATCCTGCTTCACGCGCTGCTCGACAACGAGCTCGATGCCGGCCATGCGCGCGAGGTCGAAGCCCATATCGCCAGCTGCCCGGCCTGCGCTGCGGAGCTTTCGGCCCAACGCGACATGCAGCGCGTGCTCGCGGACGCCGATTTGCGCTACACCGCACCGGCGAGCCTGCGTGCGCGTATCGAGGCTTCGCTGCCGCAGCCGCAGCGTCAACAGCCGAGCCGCCGCTCCGTGCTGCGCGGCTTTGCGATGGGCTCGGCAGTCTCCGCGCTCGCCGCCTCCGGGGTCGTCGCATTGGTGCTGCGCCAGGACGACCAGCAGCGCATCCTGTCGGAGGTCGTCTCTGCGCATCTGCGCTCGCTCCAGGCCGGCCACCTCATCGACGTGGTCTCGACCGACCAGCACACGGTGAAGCCGTGGTTCAACGGCAAGCTCGACGTCGCCCCGCCCGTGATCGACCTCACCGCACAAGGTTTTACGCTGGTTGGTGGCAGGCTCGATTATATCGACGCACGTGCCATCGGCGCGGTCGTCTACAAGCGCCGGCAGCACGTCGTCAATCTATTCGTGTCGCAGACATCGAACGCGGAATATCGCGCGGCGAAGACCGAGACCATGCAGGGCTTCAACTGCCGCCGCTGGGGCAATCGCGGCCTGAACTTCTGGGCCGTCAGCGATCTCGGCGCCGACGAACTCGCTGAGTTCGTCGACAAGTTCGAGGCGGCGATGAAGGCGAATGTGGAGGGGTAG
- a CDS encoding sigma-70 family RNA polymerase sigma factor, translating to MPANDDLQKAQRFREAALPYLDDVYTLARYLLRDASDAEDAVQECYLRALKHFDSYRGPAMKPWLFAILRNVCNAEYARRAHRHSAIEDTPGAAEQTPIWQEAEASPETEVLRSRDAGAIRKLIDALAEPFKETFVLREINNLSYREIADAVGAPVGTVMSRLARARAMLRAAWTADEEQAR from the coding sequence ATGCCCGCCAACGACGATTTGCAGAAGGCGCAACGCTTCCGCGAGGCGGCGCTGCCCTATCTCGACGACGTCTACACGCTCGCGCGCTATCTCTTGCGTGACGCCTCCGATGCCGAGGACGCGGTGCAGGAGTGCTATCTGCGCGCGCTGAAGCATTTCGACAGCTATCGCGGGCCGGCGATGAAGCCCTGGCTGTTCGCGATCCTGCGTAACGTCTGCAATGCCGAATATGCGCGGCGCGCGCACAGGCACAGCGCGATCGAGGATACGCCCGGCGCTGCCGAGCAGACGCCGATCTGGCAGGAGGCCGAGGCCAGTCCCGAAACCGAAGTGCTGCGCAGCCGCGATGCGGGCGCGATCCGCAAACTGATCGACGCGCTCGCCGAGCCGTTCAAGGAAACATTCGTGCTGCGCGAGATCAACAACCTGTCCTATCGTGAAATCGCCGATGCCGTCGGTGCCCCCGTCGGCACCGTGATGTCCCGCCTCGCCCGCGCCCGCGCCATGCTGCGCGCGGCCTGGACGGCGGATGAGGAGCAAGCAAGATGA
- a CDS encoding cupredoxin family copper-binding protein, protein MKTLNRRDFGVAFGLAWAAAMLVPATTARADNMEVHIDNFVFQPAELKIKVGTTVTWTNRDDIPHTVVSAGKFRSKTLDTDDKFSFTFTNAGDYKYFCSLHPHMTGMIKVE, encoded by the coding sequence ATGAAGACTCTCAATCGCCGCGACTTCGGTGTCGCCTTCGGTCTCGCTTGGGCCGCGGCCATGCTGGTACCCGCCACAACCGCCCGTGCCGACAACATGGAGGTGCATATCGACAATTTCGTCTTCCAGCCGGCCGAGCTCAAGATCAAGGTCGGCACCACCGTGACCTGGACCAACCGGGACGACATCCCCCACACCGTAGTGTCGGCCGGCAAATTCAGGTCCAAGACCCTGGATACTGACGACAAGTTCTCGTTCACCTTTACCAATGCGGGCGATTACAAATATTTTTGTTCTCTGCACCCGCACATGACGGGGATGATCAAGGTTGAGTAA
- the ispH gene encoding 4-hydroxy-3-methylbut-2-enyl diphosphate reductase → MEVYLAQPRGFCAGVVRAIEIVERALEKYGPPVYVRHEIVHNKYVVESLKNKGAIFVEELSEVPPKAVTVFSAHGVARSVEEEAAARDLPVLNATCPLVTKVHNQGKRYIARGRTLILIGHAGHPEVEGTMGQVPAPVLLVQSVEEVKALELPADTPVAYITQTTLSVDDTKDIISALQARFTDIQGPDIRDICYATQNRQSAVRDLSKLVDVILVVGAANSSNSNRLREIGTEAGVASYLIADGSALNPEWLKDARIVGVTAGASAPEVLVDDVIEAMRRIGPVKVSVLPGREENIEFRLPAQLAAS, encoded by the coding sequence ATGGAAGTTTATCTGGCGCAACCGCGCGGCTTTTGCGCGGGGGTGGTGCGTGCGATCGAGATCGTGGAACGGGCGCTGGAAAAGTACGGCCCGCCCGTCTACGTGCGCCATGAGATCGTGCACAACAAGTACGTCGTCGAGAGCCTGAAAAACAAAGGTGCGATCTTCGTCGAGGAGCTGTCGGAGGTGCCGCCGAAGGCCGTGACGGTCTTCAGCGCTCATGGCGTTGCCCGGAGCGTCGAGGAAGAAGCCGCTGCGCGCGACCTTCCGGTGCTCAATGCCACCTGCCCCCTGGTCACGAAAGTTCACAATCAGGGGAAGCGCTACATCGCCAGGGGCCGCACCCTGATCCTGATCGGCCATGCCGGCCACCCCGAGGTCGAGGGTACGATGGGCCAGGTTCCCGCACCCGTCCTGCTGGTCCAAAGCGTTGAAGAAGTTAAGGCCCTTGAGCTGCCGGCGGATACGCCAGTGGCCTATATCACCCAGACCACCCTCTCGGTGGATGACACCAAGGACATCATTTCGGCCCTGCAGGCCCGCTTTACAGATATTCAAGGCCCGGATATCCGGGATATCTGCTATGCGACACAGAACCGCCAATCTGCGGTAAGGGACTTGAGCAAGCTGGTCGACGTGATCTTGGTGGTGGGCGCTGCCAATAGCTCGAATTCGAACCGGCTCCGCGAAATCGGCACTGAGGCCGGTGTCGCGAGTTATCTGATTGCCGACGGCAGCGCGCTCAATCCGGAGTGGTTGAAAGATGCCAGGATCGTCGGCGTCACGGCCGGCGCTTCGGCGCCCGAGGTACTCGTGGATGACGTGATCGAAGCGATGCGGCGGATCGGACCGGTCAAGGTTTCGGTGCTTCCGGGCCGCGAGGAAAACATCGAATTCCGGCTTCCGGCCCAACTGGCTGCGAGCTGA
- the hpnO gene encoding aminobacteriohopanetriol synthase HpnO, whose translation MHSPNPDMSQLFADRQAQRSALHNRHLNEQFVRVLKTIGYDVGFQKGQGQYLYDRDGARYLDLLSGFGVFAIGRNHPLMREALKSVLDADLPNLVQFDVSVLAGVLAERLLKYVPYLDKAFFANSGAECVEAAIKFARGATGRPGIVYCAHGYHGLTYGALSLTGDSNFRTGFEPLLPGCTSIPFNDLAALEKALASREVAAFVVEPIQGKGVNMPTDEFLPGAAALCKKYGTLFVADEIQTGMGRTGRFLAVEHWNVEPDMVLLSKSLSGGHVPVGAVLTRKSIFDKIFNQMDRAVVHGSTFSKNDLAMAAGIATLDIMESEKLIESAAKRGAELRLALTRMVPGYELLKEVRGKGLMIGIEFGPPKSLRLRASWNVLEAANKGLFCQLITVPLFKDHKILTQVAGHGSHTIKLLPPLTITEEDCGWIERAFDDVIAGSHKVPGAIWSLGKTLVDNAVRRSA comes from the coding sequence ATGCACAGCCCAAATCCAGACATGTCTCAGCTGTTCGCGGACCGCCAGGCCCAGCGCAGCGCCCTGCATAATCGGCATCTGAACGAGCAGTTCGTTCGGGTTCTGAAGACCATCGGCTACGATGTCGGCTTCCAGAAGGGGCAGGGACAGTACCTCTACGACCGCGACGGGGCGCGCTATCTCGACCTCTTGTCCGGTTTTGGCGTGTTTGCGATCGGGCGCAATCATCCGCTCATGCGCGAGGCGCTCAAGAGCGTGCTCGATGCCGACCTGCCCAACCTCGTCCAGTTTGACGTCTCGGTGCTTGCCGGCGTGCTCGCCGAGCGGCTACTGAAGTACGTCCCCTATCTCGACAAGGCGTTCTTCGCCAATTCCGGCGCCGAATGCGTCGAAGCCGCAATCAAGTTCGCCCGTGGAGCCACCGGCCGTCCGGGCATCGTCTATTGTGCCCACGGCTATCACGGCCTGACCTATGGCGCGCTGTCGCTGACCGGTGATTCGAACTTCCGCACCGGCTTCGAGCCGCTGCTGCCGGGCTGCACCTCGATCCCGTTCAACGATCTCGCCGCGCTTGAAAAGGCGCTGGCCTCGCGCGAGGTGGCCGCCTTCGTCGTCGAGCCGATCCAGGGCAAGGGCGTCAACATGCCCACCGACGAGTTCCTGCCGGGTGCGGCTGCGCTGTGCAAGAAATACGGCACGCTGTTCGTCGCCGACGAGATCCAGACCGGCATGGGCCGTACCGGCCGCTTCCTCGCGGTCGAGCACTGGAATGTCGAGCCCGACATGGTGCTGCTGTCGAAGTCGCTGTCCGGCGGCCACGTGCCGGTCGGCGCGGTGCTGACGCGCAAGAGCATCTTCGACAAGATCTTCAATCAGATGGACCGTGCAGTCGTGCACGGCTCGACTTTCTCCAAGAACGACCTGGCGATGGCCGCGGGCATCGCCACGCTCGACATCATGGAGTCCGAGAAGCTGATCGAGTCCGCCGCCAAGCGCGGTGCCGAGCTGCGCCTCGCGCTCACGCGCATGGTGCCCGGCTACGAGCTGTTGAAGGAAGTCCGCGGCAAGGGCCTGATGATCGGCATCGAGTTCGGCCCGCCGAAATCGCTGCGGCTGCGGGCGTCCTGGAACGTGCTGGAGGCAGCCAACAAGGGCCTGTTCTGCCAGCTCATCACCGTGCCGCTGTTCAAGGACCACAAGATCCTCACGCAAGTCGCCGGCCATGGCAGCCACACCATCAAGCTGTTGCCGCCGCTCACCATCACCGAGGAAGATTGCGGCTGGATCGAGCGCGCCTTCGACGACGTCATCGCTGGCAGCCACAAGGTCCCCGGCGCGATCTGGTCGCTCGGCAAGACGCTGGTGGACAACGCGGTGAGGCGATCGGCCTGA
- the hpnH gene encoding adenosyl-hopene transferase HpnH: protein MAIPFFKEMRIGGYLIKQKLLGRKRYPLVLMLEPLFRCNLACVGCGKIDYPDAILNRRMTAQECWDAADECGAPMVAIPGGEPLIHKEIGEIVRGLVARKKFVSLCTNALLLEKKLDLFEPSPYLFFSVHLDGLKEHHDKAVSQKGVFDRAVSAIKAAKARGFTVNVNATIFDGHPAEEIAKFLDLTVELGVGVSMSPGYAYERAPDQEHFLNRTKTKKLFRDVFAMGKGKKWNFMHSGLFLDFLAGNQEYECTPWGMPARNIFGWQKPCYLLGEGYAKTFKELMDTTDWETYGTGKYEKCADCMAHCGYEPTAATAAINNPLKAMWVSLRGIRTTGPMAPEIDMSKQRPAQYIFSAEVQKRLSEIRKDEAAAAQEKAARKASTAA, encoded by the coding sequence ATGGCTATCCCCTTCTTCAAGGAAATGCGTATCGGCGGCTATTTGATCAAGCAGAAGCTGCTTGGCCGCAAGCGCTATCCGCTCGTGCTGATGCTGGAGCCGCTGTTCCGCTGCAACCTCGCCTGCGTCGGCTGCGGCAAGATCGATTATCCGGATGCAATCCTCAACCGCCGCATGACCGCACAGGAGTGCTGGGACGCGGCCGACGAGTGCGGCGCGCCGATGGTCGCCATTCCCGGCGGCGAGCCGCTGATCCACAAGGAGATCGGCGAGATCGTGCGCGGCCTCGTAGCGCGCAAGAAGTTCGTCTCGCTCTGCACCAACGCGCTGCTGCTCGAGAAGAAGCTCGATCTGTTCGAGCCTTCGCCCTACCTGTTCTTCTCGGTGCATCTCGACGGCCTGAAGGAGCACCACGACAAGGCCGTGTCGCAGAAGGGCGTGTTCGACCGCGCCGTCTCCGCGATCAAAGCGGCGAAGGCCCGCGGCTTCACCGTCAACGTCAACGCCACCATTTTCGACGGCCATCCGGCCGAGGAGATCGCCAAGTTCCTGGATCTCACCGTCGAGCTCGGTGTCGGCGTCTCGATGTCGCCCGGCTACGCCTATGAGCGGGCGCCGGACCAGGAGCACTTCCTCAACCGCACCAAGACCAAGAAGCTGTTCCGCGACGTCTTTGCGATGGGCAAGGGCAAGAAGTGGAATTTCATGCATTCCGGCCTGTTCCTGGACTTCCTCGCCGGCAACCAGGAATACGAGTGCACGCCCTGGGGCATGCCCGCGCGCAACATCTTCGGCTGGCAGAAGCCCTGCTATTTGCTCGGTGAAGGCTACGCAAAAACCTTCAAGGAGCTGATGGACACCACCGACTGGGAGACCTACGGCACCGGCAAGTACGAGAAGTGCGCCGACTGTATGGCTCATTGCGGCTACGAGCCGACGGCGGCGACCGCAGCCATCAACAACCCGCTGAAGGCGATGTGGGTGTCGCTGCGCGGCATCAGGACCACGGGTCCGATGGCGCCCGAGATCGACATGAGCAAGCAGCGCCCGGCGCAGTACATCTTCTCGGCGGAAGTGCAGAAGCGCCTGTCGGAGATCCGCAAGGACGAAGCCGCCGCCGCGCAGGAGAAGGCTGCGCGGAAGGCTTCGACCGCCGCGTAA
- a CDS encoding DUF2147 domain-containing protein, translated as MRLALYTGLILAGGYTCLTPALAADPTGDWRVADGVANIRVAQCNGSMWGAVSWEKQPGGRDENNPDASKKTRPTLGMATLIDMKKKSGADQWEGQVYNAKDGQLYSATITPVGTDQLEIKGCVMGFLCGGETWTRVSPPIPLSSANAMAKGAPKPAGAAPKAPATTGAQAAQPAPAAPKAAGTAKPGQKGAADQVGDICLLPEIAGFAH; from the coding sequence ATGCGTTTAGCCCTTTACACCGGACTAATACTGGCTGGCGGTTACACCTGCCTGACCCCCGCGCTCGCCGCCGATCCCACCGGCGACTGGCGGGTTGCCGACGGCGTCGCCAACATTCGTGTCGCCCAATGCAATGGCAGCATGTGGGGCGCGGTTTCGTGGGAAAAACAGCCCGGCGGCCGCGACGAGAACAATCCGGACGCGTCGAAAAAGACCCGCCCCACGCTCGGCATGGCAACCCTGATCGACATGAAGAAGAAGTCCGGCGCCGATCAATGGGAAGGTCAGGTCTACAACGCCAAGGACGGCCAGCTCTACAGCGCGACCATCACGCCGGTTGGCACCGACCAGCTCGAGATCAAGGGCTGCGTGATGGGGTTCCTGTGCGGTGGCGAGACCTGGACCCGGGTCAGCCCCCCGATTCCCTTGAGCTCCGCCAACGCCATGGCCAAGGGCGCGCCGAAGCCCGCCGGTGCGGCGCCGAAAGCCCCGGCAACGACGGGCGCTCAAGCGGCGCAGCCTGCGCCCGCAGCCCCGAAGGCTGCCGGCACTGCCAAACCCGGTCAGAAGGGCGCCGCCGACCAGGTCGGCGACATCTGCCTACTCCCTGAGATTGCGGGGTTTGCCCATTAG
- a CDS encoding MMPL family transporter, translating into MLQSVVVAIVRACTRFASLVVVLGLLLAVGAGYYTSRHFAINTDINSLIAQNLDWRQRDQQFDRAFDRDATITAVVEAKTPEMATAASDALYAKLKDNKTEFQSMQQLGTGEFFEKNGLLFLPTEEVAKVTGQFESAAPLIEIMAGDPSIRGLTGALETGLAGVKRGQVKLDNTERPFNQIAQTVETVLNKGNATFSWRQLVSDEPLTDSDKRAFIEFKPILDYNALEPGKGATDAIRKAAADLDFATKYQARVRLTGPVPIANEEYATVQEGAVVNGIGTVLVVLLILWLALHSAKIIFAVFVNLFVGLALTTAAGLMMVGSLNLLSIAFAVLFVGLGVDFGIQYSVRYRSERYKHNDLSGALILAAKRSAIPLSLAAMATAAGFLCFIPTDYKGIAELGQIAGVGMLVAFLTSITVLPAMLKLLNPPGEKEPVGYAFLAPLDHFLEKHRVLVVGGTMFLAIAGLPLLYFMKFDFNPMNLRNPKAESIATFLDLRKDPNTGANAINVMTTSEEQARQVEAKLEKVPEVLRVMSLNSFVPEDQPPKLKLLAQGAKVLNPALNPDQIDAAPTDKENIDALKSSVDNLRRTAGDAKGPGAVASRRLADALEKLANGDEATRNKAQDVFVAPMKIVFDQLRNAMQAEPVTLKSLPADLVSAWKSKDGIIRVEALPKGDPNDNDTLRKFAAAVLVAEPTAIGGPVSILKSGDTVVKAFIHAGIYALLVIGLLLWVTLRRFVDVLMTLVPLLVAGAVTLEICVLIGLPLNFANIVAFPLLLGVGVAFKIYYVVAWRSGRTNLLQTSLTRAIFFSALTTATAFGSLWLSSHPGTSSMGKLLALSLVTTLAAVLLFQPALMGKPRNLRE; encoded by the coding sequence GTGCTGCAAAGCGTCGTCGTTGCCATCGTCAGGGCCTGCACCCGGTTTGCCTCCCTCGTCGTCGTTCTCGGACTCCTGCTGGCGGTGGGGGCGGGCTATTACACGTCCCGGCACTTCGCCATCAACACCGATATCAATTCGCTGATTGCCCAAAATCTGGACTGGCGCCAGCGCGACCAGCAGTTCGATCGCGCCTTCGACCGCGATGCGACGATTACGGCGGTGGTCGAAGCCAAGACGCCGGAGATGGCGACCGCGGCGTCGGACGCGCTCTATGCCAAGCTGAAGGACAACAAGACCGAATTCCAGTCGATGCAGCAGCTCGGCACCGGCGAGTTCTTCGAGAAGAATGGTCTTTTGTTCCTGCCGACAGAGGAAGTCGCCAAGGTCACCGGGCAGTTCGAATCCGCGGCGCCCCTGATCGAGATCATGGCGGGCGATCCCTCGATCCGCGGTCTGACCGGCGCGCTCGAGACGGGACTTGCCGGCGTAAAGCGCGGGCAGGTCAAGCTCGACAACACCGAACGGCCCTTCAACCAGATCGCGCAAACGGTCGAGACCGTGCTCAACAAGGGCAATGCGACGTTCTCCTGGCGCCAGCTCGTCAGTGACGAGCCGCTGACGGATTCGGACAAGCGCGCCTTCATCGAGTTCAAGCCGATCCTCGACTACAACGCGCTGGAGCCCGGCAAGGGCGCCACCGATGCGATCCGCAAGGCCGCAGCCGATCTGGATTTTGCCACCAAATATCAGGCACGGGTCCGGCTGACCGGACCGGTCCCGATCGCCAACGAGGAATATGCAACCGTCCAGGAAGGTGCCGTCGTCAACGGCATCGGCACGGTCCTCGTCGTGCTGCTCATCCTGTGGCTGGCGCTGCATTCGGCGAAGATCATCTTCGCGGTGTTCGTCAATCTCTTCGTAGGGCTTGCGCTGACAACCGCCGCCGGCCTTATGATGGTGGGCTCGCTCAATTTGCTGTCGATCGCGTTCGCCGTGCTGTTCGTCGGCCTCGGCGTCGATTTCGGCATTCAGTACAGCGTCCGCTATCGCTCCGAGCGCTACAAGCACAACGATCTCTCGGGCGCGCTGATCCTGGCTGCCAAGCGCTCGGCAATTCCGTTGTCGCTGGCGGCAATGGCGACCGCGGCTGGCTTCCTCTGCTTCATCCCCACCGACTACAAGGGTATCGCCGAACTCGGCCAGATCGCCGGCGTCGGCATGCTGGTCGCGTTCCTCACCAGCATCACTGTGCTCCCGGCGATGCTGAAGCTGTTGAACCCGCCCGGTGAGAAAGAGCCGGTCGGCTATGCCTTCCTGGCGCCGCTCGATCACTTCCTGGAGAAGCACCGCGTGCTGGTCGTCGGCGGCACCATGTTTCTGGCGATCGCCGGCCTGCCGCTGCTCTATTTCATGAAGTTCGACTTCAACCCGATGAACCTGCGCAACCCGAAGGCAGAGTCGATCGCGACCTTCCTCGATTTGCGCAAGGATCCCAACACCGGCGCCAATGCCATCAACGTGATGACCACGTCGGAAGAGCAGGCGAGGCAGGTGGAGGCGAAGCTGGAGAAGGTGCCGGAGGTGTTGCGCGTGATGTCGCTCAACAGCTTCGTTCCTGAAGACCAGCCGCCGAAGTTGAAGCTGCTCGCGCAGGGCGCCAAGGTGCTGAACCCCGCGCTCAATCCCGACCAGATCGACGCCGCGCCGACGGACAAGGAAAATATCGATGCGCTGAAATCCTCGGTCGACAATCTGCGCCGGACCGCAGGCGATGCCAAGGGCCCGGGAGCGGTCGCCTCGCGTCGGCTCGCGGACGCGCTGGAAAAGCTCGCCAATGGCGACGAGGCCACGCGGAACAAGGCGCAGGACGTGTTCGTCGCGCCGATGAAGATCGTGTTCGACCAGCTCCGGAACGCGATGCAGGCCGAGCCGGTCACCCTGAAGTCATTGCCGGCAGATCTCGTCAGCGCCTGGAAGAGCAAGGATGGCATCATCCGCGTCGAGGCGCTGCCGAAGGGCGATCCCAACGACAACGACACACTGCGCAAATTTGCGGCGGCGGTGCTCGTTGCCGAGCCGACCGCGATCGGCGGTCCGGTCTCGATCCTGAAATCCGGCGACACCGTGGTGAAGGCGTTCATCCATGCCGGAATTTATGCGCTGCTGGTGATCGGCCTGTTGCTGTGGGTCACGCTGCGCCGGTTCGTCGACGTGCTGATGACGCTGGTGCCGCTGCTGGTGGCCGGCGCGGTGACGCTCGAGATCTGCGTGCTGATCGGCCTGCCGCTCAACTTCGCCAATATCGTCGCGTTCCCGCTGCTGCTCGGCGTCGGCGTGGCCTTCAAGATCTACTATGTCGTGGCCTGGCGCTCGGGCAGGACAAACCTGCTCCAGACCAGCCTGACGCGCGCGATCTTTTTCAGCGCGCTGACAACGGCGACGGCGTTCGGCAGCCTGTGGCTGTCGAGCCATCCCGGCACATCCAGCATGGGCAAGCTGCTCGCGCTGTCGCTGGTGACGACGCTCGCCGCCGTGCTGCTGTTTCAGCCCGCCCTAATGGGCAAACCCCGCAATCTCAGGGAGTAG